A region of the Mangifera indica cultivar Alphonso chromosome 10, CATAS_Mindica_2.1, whole genome shotgun sequence genome:
TTGGTGGGCTTCTACTGGAATGTAGTATATCCGAATTTATGCGAATATTTATGCCAGTTAGACAACTAAAGGTTACAGtaaacaaagaaagataaaagAGAAGCCGGCTGTACTTACATATAATTCCACATATAGTATTATCTGCACACAGTGAAAAGCAACGCAACAAACGACAATATCAGCACCCAGACaaaatataatcatcttttttaaatctttagtTTCTTTTCAGCAGATGCAGAGCTGCAAAACCACCTAGATTTgcgatataaatatttatttctcattgcccaaatattttttacaaGTGGGTACCACCCAAAGGAATTTCTAAAGAATACCATGTTGAAAGATTGCAAATGTTGGAAGTGATGAAAGGACTTACTGATATAGCAATTCGGCCAACAGTGCCGAATGCAGCTTGGCCGATGTCCGGGTAAGTCTCAAGGCCAGGTTCACTATCGAGGCAGTAACGCAAGAGGATTCCAGTGTAGAAAGAAAGGAGTCCGAATATTAACAGAATGGATAGTCCAACCCATCCTCCCTCCTTTGCTGCATATGGAGTGGAAAGAAGTCCAACTCCACATAGAACATTCATGCCTGCATAGCAAAATCATTTTGAAATCCCATTATGAATaactggatttttttttataataaaactatacatactcatttaaagtatacaaataaatacatatttgatgtATATCTCTCAATCACGTGATGACACATGTAAGTATATacctatttgtgtacttaaagtgGATACAcgtattgctttttttttttttaagatctAAGAAGACTTCTCGGACCATACTTAGAAAACTGCTTTGGAACTTCTaatgaaaattcattttcttgttaGCTATTTAGTCATTTCATGTGCACCATGTGCATTAATCAGCTAGAGACAAAGGCAGCAAGAcacaaacataaacaataaatttgtttatcgGATTTGAAGAAAATTGTGGTTGTTTTAAGATGCAGAAAACACACTTACGGTTTTTTAATCCTATAGGCAAGATGATGAAGTATGTGAATCAACTTAGGTGAAACATCAGGATATATTGAAAAGCTGGTGGACTGTATCTAACCATGCGGGAGACTGATGTTGACAAAGAGATAAACAAATATTCGAGTTTATCGTTGACAATGTGTCAACATATGTAGCACAACATGATTGACTTATGTGGCCCCTGCTGACTGGATTCAGCTTGGTGGCTGTAGTAATTCCAGAAGGACAACTTGCGGAAGACAAACTTTTGATGACTTCAATGATGAAAGCTAAgcttttttgattatttaatggCCGATACTGTTAATACTTTAATCTTGAAGATGCCTCCACTCCTTGAAAGTTCAAGGAAATGAATTTTACTACAATGGGCTTATTGTCAAGAATTTGTAGGAAAACACATTGAATAGTTTATCagccataaattaatgaaattagccTTAAGATCAATGATCAAATACAAAGAATGAGAACTGTTGTGATACTAACCATTTAACACGGCTTGAGCATATGAGCTCTGGCCAGCAGTTGGAGCTTCATGAGAGACATGGGATGGTTTTGAATCCTTGATCACAGCAGTCCTTCTTGGCGGAATAGGAGGAAGAAGAGAATGAGAACTGCGCCTTTGTGGTGGCAATTCCTCGTCTGCTACTGTTGGTAGAAGAGGCTTTGTCTCAGCAGATAACGATTCAGGAGTATGTCTTCTCGTTAAAGAAGACGAAAGAAAGGAGCCGCTTAATCTTGACAGTGTAGGAGTGCCCAAAAAATTGAGACTCGGAGATGGCACACTACTATATAGATCAATGGATTGCCTGAAACATTATTGAAATGTGTTAAGCTTGCGTTACTTAACAGGGTTAAGTATAATTCATGTTATAGAATCATCATAGTTTGTCATTAATTGAGACTCTCTTCCTCCATCATGTATATTGTAATAGTTTGCATATTACTGATATTCCATTGGTAGGTCCTGTGCAGAAAACAAGTCTCTAATATCATCACGGCAACAAAATCCAATAATTGCAGAAAAGATTTGTGGGTCAAACgtcatataaatattacatgatTTTTGGTGGACAGGGTTTTTAGCCTTTCTTTTCTGCTACAACTTTTTGCAAGTATCTTAAGTTAATCACACCTTCCAGTATTGTCTTTCCCTTTCTCAAAAAGCAATCAAAGTCATCCAGTAATCCAATATTCCCTTCTAACATCCTCATGAGTCTTCAGAAAACATGCCCATTTCCCTCTCCAATTGTTGATTTAGAAAACGAAATTCGTATGTATATTCAACTGTTATAGGCGAGTTCAAAAGCTACGAAGATACTGATTCACacttattaaagataaaatggaATAGTCATAAAGAAGGACAAGGATAGACAGAAATCAACAAGTAGAGAAAGACCTGTAACTTTGAGGCCAAGAAGTGGTGTTGTAAGAACCAGGGTTGTTTTGTGGATGAATTTCACCGGAAGAATCAGAATCATTGCCATCATCTTCTTCACCTTTAAACTCTTTCTCCTCAtcatgttcttcttcttcactttcaGTGTAGTAACTCTGATCTGAAACTgagttcttcatcatcttctacTGCTCTTATTTCTAGGCAAAATTCTATGGAAAAAATTTACAACACAGTCAATTTAAGCAGATATGGTAACATATATGTAACCACTTGCCAGCTAAAATGtctaaaaattgtaaatttatataCAGAAATAACAGCCCAAAtattatgacaaataatatacgaaaaaaaaagggtaagaTGACTAGATACTGAAAACAGATAGATTTGCTTGTTTTTTAAGGCCATGGACTAGAAAATTCTAAACTACAAATTTTCTTAGGAAACAACAGAAATACGTAAAAACTGAAACAAAAAACCAGGATTTACAAGAACAATAAAACCAGATTTTCATTTCTTCAAAGTTAAGATTGTAAAGCCTGAGTGAGAAAGTAATGTGTCTCTGGCAGctgctattattttttaaaaagaagcTCCTAAAAGAGAGAATTATGGCGTTTTCAGGAGATAGTTCTGCAAAAGGGAAAAATTCAAGTGAACCTTTTTCACGAGTAAACAGAGGGTTTTCAGGACCTCTGAATTTCTATGGACGTTCTGAataacagaaagaaaaaaacagagTTTGAAGCAGAGAGAGTATGCAGCCTTCaatttatacctaaaatatTCCTACTCAGCACCACCTTGGgatttctatttaatttatttataaaacataaaaaatacaaaattcttctaaattatacaaaaaaacaaaaaaagaaaagcatgtgataatatgaaagaaaatgagaatcaCAAGCGATTCTCCGCATATTTTGATTTGCTTGATTTGggaaacttaaatttgtttCCAAAATTCTGCACATTGTGTTGCCTTATTCACAAATTAAGATACCTTTCCAATTTCCACCTCTTTCTTTCATGTTCTATTATGAATTAAGTTGTCAAAATTTGGGCTatgatttaacaaatttaaaaggaaaaaattaaaataacaaattttaagggTCTAAATGATATTAACTAATACTTGTaggattatataaatataaccaagagtctaaattaatattcattttaccTTCATCTCTAACTTCAAGATTTCTAATCcctcaaacaattttttatctacaatttcatctaaatttcagttaaaaattaatcaaatctgTCAACAAATTCATCTTTATCCaagcaaataaatatttcattacgttgtatttttcctttttttcaatatctaaattcaaaattttaaaatttcttctaGTAAAAGTGGTAGgagtgaaaagaaaataaaaaaaaaaaaaccgaagGCAAAGTATTTAGGGTAAGGTAAGTGGgctaaacataatttttaaacctaatatGAATATAAGATTTTTACTATTAGTTTAAATGTATTGTTCTTTTTATTACAATTCTATaattctaaaaacatttatttatttagaacATTACAGATAAAACATGCCACAAAATGTTCGTAGAGATGACTTATTCATGAATCAGTATCGCAAGAGAGACTAGCTTTAGTATATCAACTCTAACACCATATTTACTAAgtaaaactctttttttaaatcattgaaTAAGAGGAGAGAAGCCCAAgtcttatttataattaattataataaaattatacgtatctattttaaatatataaatatatacatatttatatatgttatcacatTATTAgataactttgaattaaaaataaagtaatattcaatcatataattatatatataaatatatatatatttatatattcaaaatatatacatataatattactattcgatttattatcattacttttcacaaatatttaaaatgaataaatccattcaattactataaatatatgcataaacCTATTTACTCAaatcattttgttaaatttctcctagtattattatttttcatttattgtgaCTCCCCCAAAGAAAAAATGTCAAGTTAATTAAACTTGACTAAAACCTAGGAACTTTAGTAgcgtaattattttattttatttctttgaaagCATGATTCACACAAATGACATAAGGCTGCccattattgtatattatatttcaaattcatatgaaaaattattaatattcggcactatataaataaataaaactcagAGCTTATCCCCACACGTCATATTGCATGATTTGGACACCCATAAAACATTTGTGATCGAAATGTATGGAGGCCCAAGCATTGTGGAACTCTATAAAGCGAAATCAAATACCCTTATAcgtctaattttatatataaataataatttattattatataattatgtattattttattttttatttttaattatctaatcatataatgatatattattatttatgtataaactttatacacataacactacttatttttatatatatattttcaatacataaataaatacatatttatatatatcatgatataattaaataattttaaattaaaaataaaatactatgtaatcatataatgatacatataagtgttatttatttgtttattcaaaattggtatgtataatatttctcctcatcaataaaactatacgtacacatctgatatataatttaggtgtataaataatgtattattatatgattaaacgattttgaattaaaaataaaataatatctactcatattttatattatatatatataatgtaattaaaaatatgtgtaCATCAAATAGCATATACCCAATTTGTGCTGTAAAAAATGTGTAAGATGTTATAAACAGTCCAgtcgatattgtccgctttgggcttcaggcccgcacggttttgtttctccaCTTGGGAAAAAGCCTCAACTGggttaagggcttctggcccctgcctatatacacgctcagtggactgcacgggagcgatgtgggacttcaggtcacaacacacccccccatcgcgaatcgtgctgataacgtgttataaacaacccagtcgatattgtccgctttgggtttcaggcccgcacggttttgtttctccaCTTGGGAAAAGGCCTCAActgagttaagggcttctggcccctacctatatacacgctcagtggactgcacgggagcgatgtgggacttcagggcACAACATAAGATAATATTTGTTCATTTTAATAAGGCCAGCAGACATCATCCTCCACATTAGAAAATGTGTTCTGTTTGTGGTTGCAGAAACAGAGGCCCTTTTGTGGTTGCAGAAACAGAGGCCCTTTTTTATTTGGGATTCACTGAAATTTGGAAAACAGTGTAAAGGCAACAAGTAGAATCTGACAGACATTCCATGTTTggttaaataaatgatatttccaTTGGAATCTCATCTCATGAAATCCCAGAGTTCGACAAAGtgaatcttttttattatcttgtttaaCAACATTAAGCAGACGGGTGCATAGTTGCATTCCAGGTGTAACTCACCAGAAACAAAGTTCAATCCAAAAATAATTGACAGCCGCCCTCTCAAAACCAACCATTTGGAACCCAGTTACACTAGCAATAATATAATACTGTTTGTTGACCTCAGAAAATTTTGCTGTTCCCTGATGGAGATTGTACTCTAATTGATCTTAAAAGCTTCAGCAATATTCAGATGCATAAATGGAATTTAACCCTAATTCACTAAGAAGAAATGAAGTTCAATTATCACACCTGGCTAAGTTTAGTTCAACTTAAATCTTCACAATGTTCACCCACTTGGCCAAATTTTGTAACCCCTTTAATTCAttcatttctttaatttcttctccATGTTAATCATTCAGTTCCTCTCATCATAAACACCTTATGCTTATTTACATTAATGATTTCAAAACTCTAATGTCACAAATGCAGACTGAGAAAATGTAAAAGGTTCAATAGGCAACCAGTAAGGCCTAAAGAATCTGGTATGAAGCAATTTCTATGtaaatgtttaaacaaaattgatattatttatattcttcaaGGATTTTTCCCAGAAATAGTAGTAACTTTCAAATGGTAGGCAAAAGCATTTGTCTTACCAAATGAAATAAACTCCAATCAAACTCTATACAAATAATACAAACATGAATCTCCATCAAGCAGAAAATTATAATGTTTGTGCAGCAGCAATGTACAGGGGGTTGAAGGAAACAAAACTTATGACAATCTAGTGCACATGATGATATAAAATCTACAAATATGCCAATATTGTAAAGGTTATAACTAACAGGGTGCAAATTTGCCCTGAGTTTATGATGAAAGAACTGTAGTTGATTGGTCAGTTGCTTCTTTTCGCTTCTCTGCACCTTTCATAAGTGAGGCATAGAAAGAATGAGTGAAAATTTCCTTTTCTAATCAACAAAAAGCACAAGGTACCACTGATAATGAGGTCTGACTAGTGAAAGGTTCTACAAAGTATGGGATGAAGTAGGGAAGTTAGTTCCATCTTTGAGATGGCTCATTGCTGTGGGACAAAACCAGGTAAGCATGTTCGGGCCCAATATCTGATCAAAAGGCAAGCAACTATTCATAGTTGGTAAATTACagatatatatcaatttgtacAGAAAGCAAATTGCCATGTGAACTAACACATGCAAAACACACTAGGATATCTATTAtatagatagagagagagagagagattaccAAGGTTATGTTTTTATAGGCACCTAGGTTGAACGGATGTCGATAGCTCTGCCCGGATTTCCTAGCCAACCATGCTGCTTGTTCTGCTTCATGGGACTAACACAAGATCCATCTCAAAATCATTTCAATAACCAAAGAATATCCATGTTGTGTATCcaacttcaaaatttctaaACTTACCTCTATGGTAGTCATATTTTTTAAGATGAGGAAAACATGCCAACCGAAGAGAGTTCCAAATGCTAAGCTCAATGAAACCATCATTATTCCACAAGCAACCTAGaggatattaaatattttcaaaatcttcaaaaagcataatcataatattaagTGTTAGGACTCATGTTTATGCGATCCACAGGAAAAGGGGATTGAGAGCACATGGCACACAAGGGAGATGGGGCACCACTTAAGTCAACAAACAACATACATGTCAGGAATGTGTCTGGGCAGTTAAAGAATGAGCAACAATAAGAGACTGACTGAGAgaggaatgaaaaaaaaaaatttagggaaaCACCTCGAAGGCCAATCCATTGGGGAGGTTTTATTGAGTTGTTCTTGCTTTTTTAGTGGGTAATTTGTAAGGAAGCATTGTAGCTTGTTCTGGCGGTAATTATTTAACAAAGGCAATACAAACAGCTCTTATTTTCCATAAGTATTGCTTGTGCTGTACATCACTTGTGTTGAATACTGGCTGGGTTTATACCATTAAGTTAGTAGACTTGATGCTAAAACATAAGTGACAAAGGAAAAGGTGTCAGTACAGCTAAATTCTGAATGCAACAAGGCTACATAAAAACATGACATTAAGTTTAACAACTTCAAACAATATAGAAATAAGCAAGTAGACTACTAGAGTTAACTTGATCGACAGACCTTATTTGTAGCATTCTAAGACTCATGCAAAGTTTAAACTATTGCGGAATACTTCAtgattaatcaattttcaaacagACAATCAAGGCACTCTGAAGACCAAAATGTTATCTAATAACACTGTAAAAACCATATTATATTACTAACTAGCTTGTATGGTTTGTCTTCACCCTGCCACCTCATCTTTTGATCTCAATAGCCTAAATTTGCAGGACAAGTAACTTCTACATAAATATAAAGACTGCAGCCTAACTTTCTGAAGTGTCAgtaaaaagcaaaagcaaaaagaCCAAGCCACAAGTCTCAGCTTCTTGagtatttgatttataaaaccACTAAAAAAGTGTGCTAGTAAATTGAACAAAAAGCTGTAGGTGAACTTCCAACTTACATAGAATATCTTAAGCTGAACCTTTTCACTGAAATTCCATTCCCTTTGCAAAGCACAGCCAATTACCATGACCTAACATATAAGAATTCTGGTCACAATTTAGGCTCCTTCACAATATTAACCATGAAAGAAGAAAAGTAGTTCAAACTTACTGTAGAGTAGAGGCTCCCAATAGTAGCATAAAGTGCAAGCAGAACAAAGGCCTTGTAGTTCTGATAACCAACGCAATTGTTCATCCACAGACAGTGATGATCCTGTGACATATTGTAGTAGAAAAAGATGTGgtattatttatctttcaaaGTTAAAATCAAAAGTAATCAAACGGTTATTTGAAGAGAATCTTATAAGACCTACCATCCTTAACACACACCTTCGGCAGACCTTGCAATGATGTGCCCTTGGAGGCTTGTGTGCAGAACACTTGTCGCATTGCCTAACTCGTGCACTCTATGAGAAATATGCAATCACTTGTTCACATATACATTAAATTTCGCCTAGCCCTTACAACTAAGTCATTAATATAACATCACACTTGGAGACAGAGGGAGCAAACATTTTTTCATCTAACAAGATAATTCACTCATTTTCTAATCAATTTATTCTTAGTCATCCTTGATCTAGACCAAGGATCACAGTCAACATTGAAGATAATACATGGACATTAGTGGACATTTTATTAAACAGCATTTCCCATCGATTCAATTTACGACATTGACATATTAAGTGAATACAAAACAGCGTTTAgcaatatatatagaaatttagAGAAGATCTGTGAATCATTTTAAGTACTTAAACCAAAATTCACTCTTAGACCAGCTTTTCTCTGCTTCAACTCATATCCAAGAAGACTTGTCCAATTGTGCAAAGCCAAAAAATCTtctcatttaacaataataatcacATTTGGTTTACCGATCATCTTCATTGATTCTGCTACACCATTACATAACCATGTCACTTTATAATCCTCCTCACAAACAATACACCACCCGATCGAAGATCAATCTTTTCAAGCTCTCATCTAACCAAAATCCAAATTAACATTAGCCCTTCTACAACATCTTCCTTACATTTCAAAAGTCTCAATCACAATGTAGATTTAAGTTCCATCCCTCGATCCTAGCATTCAGATTacaatatttatctaaattatccATTTTCATTCGTTTCTACCGATAAGATCAACATAAACACTTCAAAACAgctaaaaaatatagatttaaattaaagaattaactaaaaaaaaaactcacagTTTTGTTTGATTCTTGGTCTGAGGCAACGATAAGTTCAACATCAGGGACATAAGAGGGAGAAACTTGACCTGGGTCAGTGACAACAGCGACAACAAAAgagaagacaaagagaaaagCGAAGAAAGTGAAGATCAAAGCGTTCAAAAACCCATTTGATGTCTCCAAACCAAACCAATctttcataaaaacaaaaactgtTGCGTAATACACAAACCCCAGTAATATAAACATTGCAACAACTGGGAATGACAATAATCTTTGGAATTTCGTGgtcattttttcctttcttctctaCTAGAGCTGGAGAATTCAATTTGGTTCTGTTGTTAGTTGATTCAAGAAGGAAGgtgacattaaaaataaatagattacTTATTGGCTTAATTGAGATACAGACCATTTGGCccaataattagataattagttTGCTGTGAGGCCGATTAACTCGAGCCATATTTCGAgccaaatacaaaaaattatggGCCAAACCTGTGGAAAGCTCTATTGGCCCAATCCAAAGAGAATTtattcaaaacccaaaaaaattagaaCATAGCCCAAGTATGATAAGATGAACCCTAACATA
Encoded here:
- the LOC123227039 gene encoding probable protein S-acyltransferase 15; this encodes MTTKFQRLLSFPVVAMFILLGFVYYATVFVFMKDWFGLETSNGFLNALIFTFFAFLFVFSFVVAVVTDPGQVSPSYVPDVELIVASDQESNKTSARVRQCDKCSAHKPPRAHHCKVCRRCVLRMDHHCLWMNNCVGYQNYKAFVLLALYATIGSLYSTVMVIGCALQREWNFSEKVQLKIFYVACGIMMVSLSLAFGTLFGWHVFLILKNMTTIESHEAEQAAWLARKSGQSYRHPFNLGAYKNITLILGPNMLTWFCPTAMSHLKDGTNFPTSSHTL